One stretch of Ailuropoda melanoleuca isolate Jingjing chromosome 20, ASM200744v2, whole genome shotgun sequence DNA includes these proteins:
- the TMX1 gene encoding thioredoxin-related transmembrane protein 1 isoform X2: MTPCGSPVVPVAVLLLLLWGAPWTHGRRSDVRVITDENWKELLEGEWMIEFYAPWCPACQNLQPEWESFAEWGEDLEVNVAKVDVTEQPGLSGRFIITALPTIYHCKGGEFRRYQGPRTKKDFINFISEKEWKSIEPVSSWFGPGSVLMSSMSALFQLSMWIRTCHNYFIEDLGLPVWGSYTVFALATLLSGLLLGLCMIFVADCLFPSKRRRPQPYPSSYGSPPVCCL, encoded by the exons ATGACGCCCTGCGGGAGTCCCGTGGTTCCCGTGGCAGTGTTGCTGCTCTTGCTTTGGGGGGCTCCCTGGACCCACGGGCGGCGGAGCGACGTGCGCGTCATCACGGACGAGAATTGGAAAGAGTTGCTGGAAGGAGAGTGGATGATAGAATT tTATGCTCCGTGGTGTCCTGCTTGTCAGAATCTTCAACCAGAATGGGAAAGTTTTGCTGAATGGGGAGAAGACCTTGAGGTTAATGTTGCAAAAGTAGATGTCACAGAGCAGCCAG GGCTGAGTGGACGATTTATCATAACTGCTCTTCCTACTATTTATCA TTGTAAAGGTGGTGAATTTAGGCGCTATCAGGGCCCAAGGACTAAGAAGGACTTCATAAACTTTATAAGTGAGAAAGAGTGGAAGAGTATTGAACCTGTTTCATCATGGTTTGGTCCAGGTTCTGTTCT gATGAGTAGTATGTCTGCCCTCTTTCAGCTATCTATGTGGATCCGG aCTTGCCATAACTATTTTATTGAAGACCTTGGATTACCAGTTTGGGGATCATATACAGTTTTTGCTTTAGCAACTCTGCTTTCAGGACTGTTACTAGGACTt TGTATGATATTTGTGGCAGATTGCCTTTTTCCTTCAAAAAGGCGCAGACCACAGCCATACCCTTCCA GTTATGGAAGCCCTCCTGTTTGCTGTTTATAA
- the TMX1 gene encoding thioredoxin-related transmembrane protein 1 isoform X1, with translation MTPCGSPVVPVAVLLLLLWGAPWTHGRRSDVRVITDENWKELLEGEWMIEFYAPWCPACQNLQPEWESFAEWGEDLEVNVAKVDVTEQPGLSGRFIITALPTIYHCKGGEFRRYQGPRTKKDFINFISEKEWKSIEPVSSWFGPGSVLMSSMSALFQLSMWIRTCHNYFIEDLGLPVWGSYTVFALATLLSGLLLGLCMIFVADCLFPSKRRRPQPYPSKKLLPESSQPLQKVEEEQEADEEDVSEEEAGSKERTKKDFAQNAIRQRPVGPSLATDKS, from the exons ATGACGCCCTGCGGGAGTCCCGTGGTTCCCGTGGCAGTGTTGCTGCTCTTGCTTTGGGGGGCTCCCTGGACCCACGGGCGGCGGAGCGACGTGCGCGTCATCACGGACGAGAATTGGAAAGAGTTGCTGGAAGGAGAGTGGATGATAGAATT tTATGCTCCGTGGTGTCCTGCTTGTCAGAATCTTCAACCAGAATGGGAAAGTTTTGCTGAATGGGGAGAAGACCTTGAGGTTAATGTTGCAAAAGTAGATGTCACAGAGCAGCCAG GGCTGAGTGGACGATTTATCATAACTGCTCTTCCTACTATTTATCA TTGTAAAGGTGGTGAATTTAGGCGCTATCAGGGCCCAAGGACTAAGAAGGACTTCATAAACTTTATAAGTGAGAAAGAGTGGAAGAGTATTGAACCTGTTTCATCATGGTTTGGTCCAGGTTCTGTTCT gATGAGTAGTATGTCTGCCCTCTTTCAGCTATCTATGTGGATCCGG aCTTGCCATAACTATTTTATTGAAGACCTTGGATTACCAGTTTGGGGATCATATACAGTTTTTGCTTTAGCAACTCTGCTTTCAGGACTGTTACTAGGACTt TGTATGATATTTGTGGCAGATTGCCTTTTTCCTTCAAAAAGGCGCAGACCACAGCCATACCCTTCCA aaaaattattaccaGAATCTTCTCAACCTTTGCAAAAAGTGGAGGAGGAACAAGAGGCTGATGAAGAAGATGtttcagaagaggaagcaggaagtAAAGAACGAACAAAGAAAGACTTTGCACAGAATGCCATAAGACAACGTCCTGTGGGTCCTTCATTGGCCACAGATAAATCctag